Proteins found in one Primulina eburnea isolate SZY01 chromosome 16, ASM2296580v1, whole genome shotgun sequence genomic segment:
- the LOC140816967 gene encoding subtilisin-like protease SBT4.3 → MDRLHSLKLSYVVFVLCLLSLTAGCLASDQERRVYIVYMGNPGESEQSTSAYHQNMLQEVVDTRFQGKSLIRSYTRSFNGFAAYLTNEEQEKIARKEEVVSIFASTTLQLQTTRSWDFMGLSENVHRNPSVESDTIVGVFDTGIWPESESFNDKGFSAPPKKWKGVCKGGQNFTCNNKLIGARYYNSDMPSETDSARDTDGHGSHTASTAAGNYVKETSFYGIANGTARGGVPSARIAVYKACFSDCKSEDILAAFDDAIADGVDIITISIGYFVPQTLYNDVIAVGAVHATQKGILVVHSAGNTGPEHPLTSIVPWIFTAAASTTDRAIITKVVLGNGAIIKGKSVNTFDLKGNSFPSVYGKEVTSTCSERDAQSCRKNCLDKRKVEGKVVLCNMYSGMEKALSAGAVGSVVPTLELLNVSFVVPFPASSLSQLSFSDVHGYFNSTKNPTLSILKSEVEKNLDAPSVASFSSRGPNVIFPNILKPDLTAPGVEILAAYSPLSSPSDDSEDKRSVKYSILSGTSMSCPHVAGAAAYVKSFHPDWSPSAIKSALMTTAWRMNATKDPKAEFSYGTGHIDPIKAADPGLVYEILIADYIIFMCNSGYNASKLSIIFGETIRCPDKKTTSNDLNYPAMTFRVTTGRTNTSTPYSVEFNRTVTNVGSPNSTYKAITSTSLDYNITVNPSTLNFKALNEKQSFVVSISGKLSDRKMLSASLVWSDGVHSVRSPIVIYPHQA, encoded by the exons ATGGATAGGCTGCATTCACTGAAACTTTCCTACGTTGTATTTGTTCTTTGTCTTTTGAGTTTGACGGCCGGTTGTCTTGCTTCCGATCAAGAAAGGAGGGTTTATATAGTGTACATGGGAAATCCCGGTGAAAGCGAACAATCCACGTCCGCGTACCACCAAAATATGCTTCAAGAAGTTGTGGACACAAG GTTTCAAGGTAAATCATTAATCAGAAGTTATACGAGGAGTTTCAATGGATTTGCTGCATATCTCACAAATGAAGAGCAGGAAAAGATAGCAA GGAAGGAGGAAGTAGTATCAATTTTTGCCAGTACAACTCTTCAACTACAAACAACGAGATCATGGGATTTCATGGGATTATCTGAAAATGTTCATCGAAATCCCTCAGTCGAGAGTGATACGATTGTTGGCGTCTTTGACACCGGAATATGGCCCGAATCAGAGAGTTTCAATGACAAAGGCTTCAGCGCTCCTCCCAAGAAATGGAAAGGAGTGTGTAAAGGAGGACAAAACTTCACTTGTAACAA CAAACTAATAGGAGCTCGGTACTACAACTCGGATATGCCGTCGGAAACTGATTCGGCAAGGGATACTGATGGCCACGGATCTCATACAGCATCAACAGCAGCTGGAAACTACGTAAAAGAGACCAGTTTTTATGGCATTGCTAATGGGACTGCACGAGGAGGTGTACCATCTGCTAGAATCGCTGTATATAAAGCTTGTTTTTCGGATTGCAAGTCTGAAGATATATTGGCTGCATTTGACGATGCTATAGCTGATGGAGTTGATATCATAACCATCTCTATTGGATATTTTGTGCCACAAACATTGTACAACGACGTGATTGCTGTCGGGGCGGTTCACGCTACCCAGAAGGGTATTTTAGTTGTACACTCAGCAGGGAATACGGGACCTGAACATCCTCTTACAAGCATCGTTCCATGGATTTTCACTGCTGCAGCTAGCACTACAGATAGAGCTATCATCACCAAAGTTGTTCTTGGGAATGGAGCCATAATTAAG GGAAAATCGGTCAATACCTTCGACTTGAAGGGGAATAGTTTTCCCTCAGTATACGGGAAAGAAGTGACGAGCACATGCAGTGAACGGGATGCTCA GTCATGCCGTAAAAACTGTTTAGATAAAAGAAAAGTAGAAGGCAAGGTTGTGCTTTGCAACATGTACAGTGGCATGGAAAAAGCCTTGAGTGCTGGAGCAGTTGGTTCCGTCGTACCGACTTTAGAGCTTCTTAATGTTTCCTTTGTCGTTCCATTTCCAGCTTCTAGTTTAAGCCAATTAAGCTTCAGTGACGTACACGGCTACTTCAATTCTACTAA AAATCCAACTCTTAGCATACTCAAGAGCGAAGTCGAGAAAAATCTTGATGCACCCTCCGTCGCTTCATTTTCTTCAAGAGGCCCAAACGTCATTTTTCCGAATATTTTGAAG CCAGATCTAACAGCCCCCGGAGTTGAAATCTTAGCAGCCTATTCACCTTTGAGTTCACCTTCAGATGATTCTGAAGATAAACGCTCTGTGAAATACAGTATATTATCCGGGACATCAATGTCTTGCCCTCATGTTGCTGGCGCAGCTGCTTACGTCAAATCATTTCACCCTGATTGGTCACCTTCCGCAATCAAATCAGCTCTCATGACAACCG CGTGGAGAATGAATGCCACCAAGGATCCAAAAGCTGAATTTTCTTATGGTACGGGCCATATTGATCCGATCAAAGCTGCTGATCCAGGCCTCGTATACGAGATCTTAATTGCTGACTATATCATATTTATGTGCAACTCTGGATACAATGCATCAAAACTAAGCATAATATTTGGAGAAACTATCCGCTGCCCTGacaagaaaacaacatccaACGATCTGAATTATCCTGCCATGACTTTTAGAGTTACGACGGGTAGAACGAACACGAGCACGCCATACTCAGTGGAGTTCAACAGGACAGTAACAAATGTAGGATCCCCAAACTCAACATACAAAGCAATAACCAGCACAAGTTTGGATTATAATATCACCGTTAATCCTAGCACCCTTAATTTCAAGGCATTGAATGAAAAACAATCTTTTGTTGTTAGTATTAGCGGGAAGTTAAGTGATAGGAAAATGTTGTCTGCATCGTTAGTGTGGTCCGATGGCGTCCATAGTGTCAGGAGCCCGATTGTTATATATCCACATCAAGCATAG
- the LOC140816710 gene encoding subtilisin-like protease SBT4.3 gives MDCHAFDQERKIYIVYMGHLGENEGSFSTYHSNMLHDIVDSRFLSQSLVRSYRRSFNGFAAYLTHEEQEKLGSKEEVVSIFPSIALRPQTTRSWDFMGLQENAHRNPTVESDTIVGVIDTGIWPESESFGDKGFSPPPKKWKGVCKGGQNFTCNNKLIGARYYNSFKPSGTDSARDIEGHGSHTASTAAGNVVKDASFYGIANGTARGGVPSARIAAYKVCRPDFGCQSADVLAAFDDAIADGVDIITVSLGNPEPVVLEKDVIAIGSLHASQKGILVVQSAGNSGPGLVASTVPWVFTVAASITDRGIITKVVLGNGTTITGKAVNPFDLKGKSFPLAYGKEVTSTCEEKYARGCDLDCLDRRRVKGKVVLCNEFDGMEEAFSAGAVGSVVPSTDAHDVSFVVPFPASGLSPQRFIDLLVYFNSTKNHTVDILKSEVVKNLNAPSVVSFSSRGPNIFFSNILKPDVTAPGVEILAAFSPLSSPSDYPEDKRSVKYSILSGTSMSCPHVAGAAAYVKSFHPNWSPSAIKSALMTTAWRMNATKDPKAEFSYGAGHIDPVKAADPGLVYEILPDDYIKFLCNSGYDAPPLRKIFGISIRCPDKKTSNDLNYPAMTFRFVSPSNNESATFSARFNRTVTNVGSKNSIYEAITSSSLDYNITVNPRILKFKELNQKQSFVVTISGKVSSKIKLMSASLEWSDGVHSVRSPIVMFSSDL, from the exons ATGGATTGTCATGCTTTCGATCAAGAAAGGAAGATTTACATAGTGTATATGGGACATCTTGGTGAGAACGAAGGATCATTTTCGACATACCACTCGAACATGCTTCATGATATTGTTGATAGCAG GTTTCTAAGTCAATCATTAGTCAGAAGTTACAGGCGGAGTTTCAACGGATTTGCCGCCTATCTCACACATGAAGAGCAGGAAAAGTTGGGAA GTAAGGAAGAAGTAGTATCAATTTTTCCTAGTATAGCTCTTCGTCCACAAACAACAAGATCATGGGATTTCATGGGACTCCAGGAAAATGCTCATCGAAATCCAACTGTCGAGAGTGACACGATTGTTGGGGTCATTGACACCGGAATATGGCCCGAATCAGAGAGTTTCGGTGACAAAGGCTTCAGCCCTCCTCCCAAGAAATGGAAAGGAGTGTGTAAAGGAGGACAAAATTTCACCTGCAATAA CAAACTAATTGGAGCCCGGTACTACAACTCCTTTAAGCCGTCGGGAACTGATTCAGCAAGGGATATAGAAGGCCACGGATCTCATACAGCATCAACAGCAGCTGGGAACGTGGTTAAAGATGCCAGTTTTTATGGCATTGCAAATGGGACTGCAAGAGGAGGAGTACCATCAGCTAGAATCGCTGCATATAAAGTTTGTCGCCCTGATTTTGGGTGCCAGTCTGCAGATGTATTAGCTGCATTTGACGATGCTATAGCTGATGGAGTTGATATCATAACTGTCTCTCTTGGAAACCCCGAGCCAGTTGTGTTGGAGAAGGACGTGATTGCCATTGGATCACTTCATGCTTCACAAAAGGGTATTTTAGTTGTACAATCAGCTGGGAATTCAGGGCCTGGACTGGTTGCGAGCACCGTTCCATGGGTTTTCACAGTTGCAGCTAGCATTACTGACAGAGGtatcatcaccaaagtggttcTTGGGAATGGAACTACAATTACG GGAAAAGCTGTCAATCCTTTCGACTTGAAGGGGAAGAGTTTTCCCTTGGCATATGGGAAAGAAGTAACGAGCACATGCGAGGAAAAATATGCtag GGGCTGTGATTTAGACTGTTTAGATAGAAGAAGAGTAAAAGGCAAGGTTGTGCTTTGCAACGAATTCGACGGCATGGAAGAAGCTTTCAGTGCTGGAGCAGTTGGTTCCGTCGTACCGTCAACAGACGCACATGATGTTTCCTTCGTTGTTCCCTTTCCAGCTTCTGGTTTAAGTCCGCAACGCTTCATTGACTTACTAGTCTACTTCAACTCTACAAA AAATCATACCGTGGACATACTCAAGAGCGAAGTTGTGAAAAATCTTAATGCCCCTTCTGTTGTTTCCTTTTCTTCAAGAGGccctaatatatttttttccaatATTTTGAAG CCAGATGTAACAGCCCCAGGAGTTGAAATTTTAGCCGCATTTTCGCCTTTGAGTTCACCTTCAGATTATCCGGAAGACAAGCGATCCGTGAAATATAGTATTTTATCCGGGACATCAATGTCTTGTCCTCACGTCGCTGGTGCTGCTGCTTATGTAAAATCATTTCACCCCAATTGGTCGCCTTCTGCAATCAAATCAGCTCTCATGACAACCG CATGGAGAATGAATGCCACCAAGGATCCAAAGGCCGAATTTTCTTACGGAGCAGGCCATATTGATCCTGTCAAAGCTGCTGACCCTGGCCTCGTCTATGAGATTTTACCCGAtgattatatcaaattcctttGCAACTCTGGCTATGATGCGCCACCGCTGAGAAAAATATTCGGAATAAGCATCCGCTGTCCAGACAAGAAAACTTCCAACGACTTGAATTACCCCGCAATGACTTTTCGGTTCGTTAGTCCAAGTAATAACGAGAGTGCAACATTCTCAGCACGATTCAACAGAACAGTAACAAATGTAGGATCCAAAAACTCAATATACGAGGCAATTACTAGCAGTAGTTTGGATTATAACATCACCGTGAACCCTAGAATTCTTAAATTTAAGGAACTCAATCAAAAACAATCATTTGTAGTCACAATTAGTGGGAAGGTAAGTTCTAAGATAAAGTTAATGTCTGCATCATTGGAGTGGTCGGATGGCGTTCATAGTGTTAGGAGTCCAATCGTGATGTTTTCAAGTGACTTATAG